The region GCGTGCGCGCCTGCGCACACCGAAATCTCGACGTCATTGCGGTCTCCTTGGGCGAGCCCGCCGCCCGTCGCGCGGATGTAAATGACGTGGGCATTGGGGATGGTGGGGTCAACGTGGAGGATTCTCCCCAGCGATAGAGGTGCGCGGACGTAGCGATCCCCGGGCCCGGTGGAGAGTATTTCTACAGTGAGCTGTCCGCTTTTGCCCGAAGTCACCGTGCCGCCGCCTCTATGAGATCTGCGAATTCGGAAATCCCAACCCCATCCAGGCAGTTTGTCATGATGACGGGGTTGCCGGCGCGGACCTCGAGAGCGTCGGAACACATTTGCTTCGCGTCACAGCGGACGTATTCTGCAATGTCGACCTTGTTGATTATCAGAACATCGGAGTCCGTGATTCCGGGTCCACGCTTCTTCGGCATTTTTTGGCCCTCAGCGGTGTCGAGAACGAAGACGAAAAGGTCCGCTAGAGCTGGCGAAAATGTCAGGGTGAGATTGTCTCCACCAGATTCGAAGATGATGATGTCTACGTTCGTGTGCTCCTCGCACAGTTCGGCCGCTGCCATGAGATTCATGGTGGGATCGTCGCGCACGGCCGTGTGCGGGCACGATCCCGTTTCCACACCGACGATTCGGGAGGCATCGAGTATGCCTGCCAGTGTTTCGCGGATGTGTCGGGCGTCTTCTTGAGTGTAAATATCATTGGTAATAACACCGGGCGTGAAGCCTCTCGTTATCAGTTCGGGGATGACGGCCTCGATTAGCGCTGTTTTGCCGGAGCCTACCGGCCCGCCGATTCCGAGTCGAAAAACCATTGAGGTTGTCCTTTGCGTAGTAGTTGTGGGGTAAGTGGGTAGTTGTTGCCCTCGTTATCCGTGATGGAAAACGCCACGAGGGTCATTCATGTGATGAATAGTCTCGCTGCCGCAGTTTCGTGCCGGGCGGAGGCAATGTCGAGCAGTGGTGTGCATGCCCCGATATCGGTGAGCGCTGTAGATTCGGCCTGTTTGATTACCTCCGCCACTGCAGTTCGTAGATTCGCGATGAGCTGCTGCGCTTCGATGAAGTCTGCGACTTGGAGCCTTACCGCAGCTGAGGCGATGGATGCGACAAATCCGTAGGCTTCCACCTGCGCTGCAGAGTGCGCATCCTGCCCGGATGCTCTGTGGATGAGGGCCATGGCGACGGGACTGTTTCCTCGGGCGTCCCGATGCGCTGGGTCGCGGCTGGCGACGGCAGCACTGTAAGCATCTAGGGCATCGTCGGTAAGCCCGAGCTGGCTAGCCATCAGCAGCATTTGCTTGCCGACGCGCACACTGCCTCTACGTGCGGAGAATGTCGGGCGTGCGGCCTCAACCGTCGCGTCGATGCGAACAATTTCGGTCAGCTCGCTTGTCTCCCACGTGCGAAAATGCGCGGCGAGGTCGACCGGGCCGAATGAGTACCGCAGCATGTCCTCGGTGACCTTTTGGAGACCGCGCGTGTCCCGCTTGCCGACGACTCCCTCGGCCACGAGTCCTTCCAATCCGTGGGATAGTGTATAGCGGCCGGATGGGAACGCGGTGTCTGCCCATTGAAGAGCACTGAATAGTTCCATGACTGTGGTCGCTTCAGAACAGGTAGTGCAGGGTTGTCAGCGGGAGGGACTCGGCGGGTTCGATAGAGACCGGGAATCCGTCGACGGTGACGACGTAGGTGTCCGGGTCGACTTCGATTGCCGCGAGGGTGTCGTTGCGGATCATGTCCTTCTTGCCGATTCCCCTGCAATTTCGTACTGGTAGCACTTCACTGTCCAGACCTAACTGCTCTGGAACACCGGCATCGATGGCGGCCTGCGACATGAACGTCACGCGAGAGTGAGCGCGGGCTAAGCCGTAGTTGCCGAACATGTCCCGGTAATAGACAGGTTCTGGGGTTGGTAGGGAAGCGTTGGGGTCTCCCATCGGCGCCCAACAAATATGACCGGAGCGCAGGACGACGTCGGGTTTGGCAGCGAATTGGTCAATGGGCCACAGGACAAGATCGGCGATTTTTCCCTTCTCAATGGAGCCAATGTGGTCGCCGACGCCAGCCGCAATCGCAGGATTGATGGTCAGTTTCGCCAGGTAGCGCAGCACGCGTTCGTTGTCGTCGTCATTGTTCGTGTCGGCTCCGGGGAGAGGCCCCAGTTTGTTGCGGCAGTGATGGGCAGTTTGGAAAGCCCGCGTGAAGGTTTCTCCGACGCGTCCCATCGCTTGCGAGTCGGAGGAGAAAATCGAGATTATGCCCTTGTCGTGCAGGACGGTTTCGGCAGCGATAGTCTCCGGCCGCACGCGCGAGTCAGCGAAGGCGACATCCTCGGCGACGGCATGTGACAGGTGATGGCAGACCATCACCATGTCGAGGAGTTCATCCACGCTGTTGATGGAGTAGGGAAGTGTGGGGTTGGTGGATGCGGGCAGGACATTGGCAATTGCGGTGACTTTGAGAATATCTGGGGCGTGGCCACCTCCCGCGCCCTCGGAGTGAAACGTGTGGATGGTGCGGTCGCCGATGGCGCGGCGGGTGTCTTCGAAGAATCCGGATTCGTTGAGGGTGTCGGTGTGTATGGCCAGTTGGACATCAAAGTCGTCACAGGTATCCAGCGCGGTGCGGATGGCCGCGGGGGTGGCGCCCCAGTCCTCGTGAATCTTGAGGCCGGCCGCTCCGGCGCGGATCTGCTCGGCTAGTGCCTCCGGTAGGCTGCCGGAGCCTTTGCCAAGAAATCCTGTGTTAACGGGCATGGATTCGGCGGCGCGCAACATTGAGTGAATATGAAATGTGCCCGGAGTGCAGGTAGTTCCTTTTGTGCCTTCGGCGGGGCCGGTACCTCCTCCGAAGAAGGTGGTGATTCCGTTGGACAGTCCCTCTTCGGCCTGCTGTGGCGCCAAGTAGTGAATATGCGTGTCGACGCCTCCGGCGGTGAGAATGCGGTGTTCTCCGGCGATGATTTCGGTGCTCGCGCCGATGACCAGGTCAGGGTGTACGCCGTCCTGGAGGTGTGGGTTGCCCGCTTTGCCAAGGGCTACGATTCGACCGTCGCGGATGCCTACATCGGCCTTGACGACACCGCAGATTGGGTCGATCACGATGGCACTGGTAATCACCGTGTCGGGACAGCCGTTCGCCCGTGTGCCCTGCGGGTCTTGGGCCATCCCATCGCGGATTGACTTTCCGCCGCCATAAATTGACTCGTCCCCGGGGAAGGTCCCGGTGAGATCCCGTTCGATGCGTACGACCAGGTTTGTGTCGGCCAGCGTGACGGTATCTCCAACTGTTGGGCCATAGAGCTCGGAGTAACGAACTGTGGATATTGTTGCTTCTTCAACGGCATTGTCTAGTGCCTCGTCGTCAGACGGTTCGTGCTGGAACCCGTATTCCGCAAGCTTGGCGAAGGCGGCTCGTCGGGTGGCATCGTCGTCTAGCGGGCCTTCTACAAGCCCCGCGAATCCGTGGACGATTCGCTGACCGCCGTAGTCGACCAAAGTGATGGTCTTCGTATCACCTGGTTCGAAGCGGACTGCTAGTCCTGCGGGGATATTCAGGTGCATGCCGAAAGCGCGATGGCGGTCGAAGCGCAGCGTGGGATTGGCCTCGAAAAAAAGGTAGTGAGACCCGACCTGAACTGCGCGGTCACCGGTGTTGGAGACCTTTAGGCGCGTAGTTTTGCGGCCGGGGTTGAGGGCAACGTCGCCAGGTGCGACTCCGTAGGAATTAGAGTGCATGATCGTCTCCTAACTCCAGTGTGATGGTTGGTTCGTGCTCGTGATGATGGCCGTGATGGTGGTGACCGTGACTGTGATGGTTGTGACCGTGACTGTGACTGTGGCCGTGTGGGTGGTCATCGTCGTCACCGTGGCCGTGGGCGTAACCATGGTCATGGTCGGCTAGCACGGCAGCGTCGATGCCATCGTCATCGTGGTCCCCCAGTCGATGGAGCGCGGAGCTTGCGGCTTGTGTCACCGCCACGGCGAGGGCGGTGCCGCTGAGAAGAGGCTTGTGGGCGCCTTGGCGCCCGGGGTGTATGTCTGCGCGGATAGTGGCAATCTTTCGCGCTCGTTCCCGGTGTGGTGCACTGGCCTGCTCGACGGACGGGTATGCGTCGTCGAAGGCGACAATAACGTCAGCGCCGGAGCCGTTGGTCCAGGCCAGCCTGGCCAGGCGGAATAGTTCAGCGTCCGCGAACGGGTCAATCGATCGTGAACAGATCACCGCAAGGTCATTGTGGCTTGTGTGGTGGCGTAGAGACGCACGCAGCCAGGCGACGGTGCTGGTCGCGGTCAGGGGCGCGTCGGCAAGCGCGAGGTGGCCACGGAGTTGGGGATGGCAGGTGCGTGCCCAGCTGCAGACTTTCGCGGTGTCTGCGATGAGCGTGACATTGCGCCCGGAAGTAATGGGGATGACCACAGTCCGAGAGTCGGAGGAGTGCTCACTGGTGGCCACGAGGCGTTCGAGAGCCTCACGAAGCTCGGCTGTGGAGCCGACGACAGTGACGGATGTCCACGAGGATGCGGATGCCAAGGCATCTTCGACTGTGTGGATGTCTGCATCTACGCCGCAGTGCGCTATGAGATGGCGCTGCGAGTCGGTGCTAGGAGCGGGTGAGGAAACCATCTACTTACCCCCGATTGGGTCATGGACCGAAATTAGTTTGGTCCCGTCGGTGAATGTTGCCTCGACTTGGATCAGCATTGTCGCTTCGCGTACGCCATCGAGTACGTCGTCGGGGCCGAGAGTTTGCGTGCCGACGGTCATTGCATCCGCGACGGTGAGCCCGTCACGTGCAGCTTCGATGACTGCGTCGCTGATGAGTGCGACAGCTTCGGGGCGGTTGAGTTTGAGTCCGCGGTCGCGTCGTCGTTCGGCGACGCGGGCGGCGAGGAACAGCATTAGCTTGTCCTGTTCTCGTGGAGTGAGGCGCATAATCTGCCAATCTAAATACGGAAATAGGTAGGAGAATATCTTGAGCTGAAGTAGTGCTTCATACTATATCTAATTTCACAGCAAAAATTGCTGTTTCGCCCTCCGTGGCGAAAAGGACTTGGCCGGTCACGCCGGCAAAGTCGAGACCTACGCGGCACCAGCGCCGCTCGCCAACCTCAGGGGTATCGAATGACGACCACCATGACAGACACGCAGCAGACAAACAGGCAGTCGGAAAATGGGGCGTCGACTAAGTTGGGCGACGACTATCCGCTGCGCTTCGCACCTCGTCATTACCGAACATGGGCACCGGCAACTGTCGCCGGATCCGCACTCGGAGGCATGGCCTACCTGGCCGACTTCTCCATCGGTGCCGGAATCGGCATAGCCCATGGAACCGCCAGCGCTGTCGGGGGAATTCTCATTGCCGCTGCACTGATCTTTCTTTCGAGCGCACCACTGGCAATCTACGCAGCAAAATTCAACTTGGACCTCGACCTCATCACCCGTGGCTCCGGCTTTGGCTATTACGGCTCGATAATCACCAACGTCATCTTCGCCACATTCACCTTCATTTTCTTTGCGACAGAAGGCGCCATTATGGCCCAAGGACTCAAACTGGGTCTCGGAGTGCCATTGTGGCTCGGCTATCTAATCAGCACCGTGATCATCATTCCGGTCGTGGTGTTCGGCATGAAACTACTGCAGAAAGTGCAGACAGCAACGAATCCGCTCTGGCTTGTCATGATGGTGCTGCCACTCGGCTACCTGGTGATACGCCACCCCGAATCCGTCGAGAACTTCCTGAGCTACCAGGGCAACAGCGGAGGGACTAACCTCGCCGGGATGATGGCATCGGCGGGTGTCTGCTTGGCGCTAGCAGCCCAAATTGCAGAAAATATCGACTACATCCGCTTTATGCCTCCGAAGACTAAGGACAATGCGGTCGCATGGTGGGTCTCAGTCCTCATGTCTGGTCCCGGATGGGTCATTTTCGGTGCGGCAAAGCAAATCATCGGCGTGTTTCTCGCCGTGTATGTTCTCTCGGTCCTGGGTGGCAGCGCCACAGAGGCCGTCGAGCCGGTACATCAGTTCATGAACGTCTACCGTGAGATGATGCCGACCGGGCTCGCCGTCACGCTAGCGGTCCTGCTCGTAGTTATGAGCCAGATCAAGATCAATGCCACCAATGCCTACTCAGGTTCTCTTGCCTGGACAAACGCTTACACTCGCGTGGTGAAGTCGTACCCGGGACGCATCGTCTTCGTTTTTGTCAACTTGGGAATCTCGCTGGCGCTGATGGAATTTAATATGTTCTCAATGCTGAATGCGGTCCTGGGTTTTTACTCCAACCTCGCAATTGCGTGGATCTTCACGGTCGCGGCGGACATTGCGATTAATAAGTGGCTGTTGAAGATCTCGCCGATTTACCCCGAATACCGCCGGGGCATGATTCACGACTTCAACTCGGTCGGAATTGTCTCACTGGTAGCTTCCGCGCTGATCTCGGTAGCGATGTACTTCGGTGTCTTCGGCGAGGCACTGGCCCCGTACTCTGCGCTAGCCGCCGCCGCAATCGCCGTCGTACTCACTCCGGTGATGGCAATCGTTACCCGTGGGCGTTACTACCGACGGCGCTTCCACGATGGCATTGATGCTCCGTTTTTCGACGAGTATGGAAACCCCTCCGATGAGTCTTTCGTCTGCGTTGTCACGGGAGAGCAGGTGGAGCGTCCCGACGCGATCCTTTCGGCCCAGCGCGGAGAAAAAGGGCAGGCGCAGTACATTTCCTCCCTTGCGCTGACAATGGATAAAGAAGGGGCCCACGTCATGCCGGCGCAGGCAACGAGGGTATCGGAATGAAGCCGGGTTGGAACTATCCGGACCGGGCAGCCGATATGACGGCAATCCACATCGCGGCGTAGTGTGCCGCGGCAGCAATAACTGTCGCGGTGTGGAAATGCTCATGGTATCCGTACAGTCTGGCGTTTCGTCCGGGTCTACAGGTGGTAGGCAGCCGAGACACCGAAGAGAAGGAAACCTC is a window of Corynebacterium lactis RW2-5 DNA encoding:
- the ureG gene encoding urease accessory protein UreG, with product MVFRLGIGGPVGSGKTALIEAVIPELITRGFTPGVITNDIYTQEDARHIRETLAGILDASRIVGVETGSCPHTAVRDDPTMNLMAAAELCEEHTNVDIIIFESGGDNLTLTFSPALADLFVFVLDTAEGQKMPKKRGPGITDSDVLIINKVDIAEYVRCDAKQMCSDALEVRAGNPVIMTNCLDGVGISEFADLIEAAAR
- a CDS encoding urease accessory protein UreF, yielding MAEGVVGKRDTRGLQKVTEDMLRYSFGPVDLAAHFRTWETSELTEIVRIDATVEAARPTFSARRGSVRVGKQMLLMASQLGLTDDALDAYSAAVASRDPAHRDARGNSPVAMALIHRASGQDAHSAAQVEAYGFVASIASAAVRLQVADFIEAQQLIANLRTAVAEVIKQAESTALTDIGACTPLLDIASARHETAAARLFIT
- the ureC gene encoding urease subunit alpha, which codes for MHSNSYGVAPGDVALNPGRKTTRLKVSNTGDRAVQVGSHYLFFEANPTLRFDRHRAFGMHLNIPAGLAVRFEPGDTKTITLVDYGGQRIVHGFAGLVEGPLDDDATRRAAFAKLAEYGFQHEPSDDEALDNAVEEATISTVRYSELYGPTVGDTVTLADTNLVVRIERDLTGTFPGDESIYGGGKSIRDGMAQDPQGTRANGCPDTVITSAIVIDPICGVVKADVGIRDGRIVALGKAGNPHLQDGVHPDLVIGASTEIIAGEHRILTAGGVDTHIHYLAPQQAEEGLSNGITTFFGGGTGPAEGTKGTTCTPGTFHIHSMLRAAESMPVNTGFLGKGSGSLPEALAEQIRAGAAGLKIHEDWGATPAAIRTALDTCDDFDVQLAIHTDTLNESGFFEDTRRAIGDRTIHTFHSEGAGGGHAPDILKVTAIANVLPASTNPTLPYSINSVDELLDMVMVCHHLSHAVAEDVAFADSRVRPETIAAETVLHDKGIISIFSSDSQAMGRVGETFTRAFQTAHHCRNKLGPLPGADTNNDDDNERVLRYLAKLTINPAIAAGVGDHIGSIEKGKIADLVLWPIDQFAAKPDVVLRSGHICWAPMGDPNASLPTPEPVYYRDMFGNYGLARAHSRVTFMSQAAIDAGVPEQLGLDSEVLPVRNCRGIGKKDMIRNDTLAAIEVDPDTYVVTVDGFPVSIEPAESLPLTTLHYLF
- a CDS encoding urease subunit gamma translates to MRLTPREQDKLMLFLAARVAERRRDRGLKLNRPEAVALISDAVIEAARDGLTVADAMTVGTQTLGPDDVLDGVREATMLIQVEATFTDGTKLISVHDPIGGK
- a CDS encoding purine-cytosine permease family protein; protein product: MTTTMTDTQQTNRQSENGASTKLGDDYPLRFAPRHYRTWAPATVAGSALGGMAYLADFSIGAGIGIAHGTASAVGGILIAAALIFLSSAPLAIYAAKFNLDLDLITRGSGFGYYGSIITNVIFATFTFIFFATEGAIMAQGLKLGLGVPLWLGYLISTVIIIPVVVFGMKLLQKVQTATNPLWLVMMVLPLGYLVIRHPESVENFLSYQGNSGGTNLAGMMASAGVCLALAAQIAENIDYIRFMPPKTKDNAVAWWVSVLMSGPGWVIFGAAKQIIGVFLAVYVLSVLGGSATEAVEPVHQFMNVYREMMPTGLAVTLAVLLVVMSQIKINATNAYSGSLAWTNAYTRVVKSYPGRIVFVFVNLGISLALMEFNMFSMLNAVLGFYSNLAIAWIFTVAADIAINKWLLKISPIYPEYRRGMIHDFNSVGIVSLVASALISVAMYFGVFGEALAPYSALAAAAIAVVLTPVMAIVTRGRYYRRRFHDGIDAPFFDEYGNPSDESFVCVVTGEQVERPDAILSAQRGEKGQAQYISSLALTMDKEGAHVMPAQATRVSE